CCGGGCCGCCGCGGCCATCTCATCCGGGTTTGCCCCGAACAACTGGACGGCCAACGGGCGGTCTTCCGGCCGTGTCTCCACCAGCTTGAGCGCCTTGGGCCGGTTTTCGAGCAACGACCGCGCGTTCACCAGGTCGGTCGTCGCCAATCCCAACCCGCCGATCTCCCGCAAAACCAGTCGGAAAGGCAGGTTGGTATACCCTGCCAGGGGCGACAGACAAAGGTTGGTAGCCAGTTCCAGCGAACCAATCCGCACAAGCCCAACATGCTTCACGGGCCGGTTTGGCTCAAGTCGGCCGGAGGGCCTGCACTCCGGGCGGCCGCCGACCGGCTGCGGTGAATTCACAGAAGGTTGGCCGCAAGCTCCGCCAGCTCGGACCGCTCACCCTTCTGCAGTTCAATGTGGGCGGCGATGGGTTGCTCGCGAAAACGGCTCACGATGTAGTTGAACCCGTTGGACGAAGAGTCCACGTAGGGGTTGTCAATCTGATACGGGTCACCCGTGAAAACGATCTTCGTGCCCGGCCCCACCCGCGTCACAATGGTTTTCACCTCCAGGGGGGTCAGGTTCTGTGCCTCGTCAATGATCATGAACTGGTTGGCAATGCTGCGGCCGCGAATGTAGCTGAGGGCCTCGACCACGATGCTGCCCGACCGCAGCAGGTCCGTGCTGCGCCGCTGGTCCTGGCCCATGTTCAAGTCACTCAGCAGCTCCAGCGCATCGTGGATCGGCTGCATCCAAGGCGCCAGTTTCTCCTCCAACGTACCCGGCAAAAACCCCAGTTCACGTCCCATGGAAACCGTGGGTCGCGCCACGACCACCCGTCGGAACTCCCGGTCCAACACCGTCCGTTTCAACCCGGCCGCCATGGCCAGGAGCGTCTTGCCCGTGCCGGCCTTGCCCATCAGCGTCACCAGCTTGATCCGATCATCCAGCAGCGCATCAAAGGCGAAATGCTGCTCCCGATTCCGTGGTTTGATGCCCCAGACCCCCTCGCGCGTGTCCAGGATCGGGATCAGACGGCTGCCGTTGACGTCCACCCGCGCCAGGGCCGTGCGCTTCGGGTTGGTCTCGTCGATGAGTGTGCAATACTCGTTCGGATACACGGGCTGCCCTTTCGGCACCTCCAACTCGCCGTTGGCCCGAAACCGTGCGATCTCCTGCGGGCTCACCGTGAATTCGATCATTCCCGTGTACAGGTCGGTGATGTACACGCGGTCGCTCTCGTAATCCTCCGCCTCCAGACCGTACGCGTCGGCCTTGACCCGCAGGTTGATGTCCTTCGAGACGAGAATGGTCGGTTGCCGCGGGTTTTCCTTCTTCAACTGCAGGCACAACGCCAGAATCCGGTCGTCCACGGACATCTCGGTGGCCCGGCCGTTCCTGCCGTTGCGGAGAGGTCGGCGCGGGCAGATCACGCGCAACCGGCCGCCATTGGGCAGGGGGACCCCTTCGCTCAGCCGACCCTGGGCGCGCAACCCGTCCAACAGCCGGGATACCGTGCGGGCGTTCTGGCCCAATTCACTGGGCTCGCGTTTGAACCGGTCAATCTCCTCGATCACCTCGATGGGGATGACCACCTGGTTCTCCTGAAATTGCAAGAGCGAGTGCGGATCGTGCAGCAGGACGTTGGTGTCCAGAACGTACGTCTTCACGGTTGCAACGTGGCCAATCGAACCTGTTCCATCCGGCCGTACCAGTCCCGCAAACGCCGACACCGCGCCGGCCACCGGTTCCGGCCCGTGTAAAGATAATTCGCCAGCATCCCCCACAAATCAAAATCCACAAACCGCGGCCGCTCATCCAGCAGCCAGGGACGCCGTTCCAGCATCTGCTCGAACGGCATCAGCCGCTCCACCAGCCGGCGTTCCCATTCCCGACGCTCCCGCCGCCATTGTTCCAGGCATCCCCGGCCAAACCGACGTTCCTTGAACCGGAGAAAGTCCAGCTGCTCAGCCTCCGGCACGAACTCCCGCCAGTGGATGTCGTTCAACCGGAATGTGCATCCCTCCACCTCGCTCTCGATGTAGCGCCACAGGATCGATTGCAGCCCCTCCCACGCCCGGGGGAACAGGCCCAGGTCCAATTTCAAATCCAGGTACTTCGCCAGCACTTGGGACTCCTCCGACACCTCGAACAGCACCGCCCTTCCGTCGCGAATCACGGGCACCTGGTAATACCGGCCGCGCGTCAGGCGCCACACCAGGGACCGGTCATTGCTCGGGATGTTCACCACCCGGAACGGCACCCCGGCAAACTCAAGAATCCGCCGTTGCACCAGGCAAAACGGACTCCACGGAATCTGAATCAGCTCGATCATGACCTTGCGCAATTGCGGCCGCAATCGCGCCCCACTCTAGACCCGACACCCCCGTCCCACAAGACCGCCGCGTCCGGAGAAGGCGTCGGCCCACCGGCCGCTTTTTCAGTTGCACCGTGCCGAGCCGCTCCCCTAGGGTATCCACCGCCGTGCCCGTCCAGGACGCGGCCTGCAAAGCGGCATGCTGCGTGAAGCCTGACGAATCATGAGCGCCACGAAACCTTTGCCACCGGAAACTGTGAACGAACTGGTCCAGGGCCTGAACCGCCTGGCCTACAACCTGTGGTGGACCTGGGACCAGGGGGCACAGGACGTCTTTGCCCAACTGTCACCCCGCGGCTGGCAAAATCTCTTCCATAATGCGGTCGCCATCCTCCGCGAAGTTTCGGATTACGAACTCCGCGTCCGCTTGCAGGATCCGGATTTCGCCGCCCAGGTCCGCCAGGTCCTGGAGGCTTTCGACGCCTACATGAAACCGGCCAGCACCTGGGCGGGTAAGCACGCACCCGAATTCGCCCGCAGGCCGGTGGCCTATTTCTGCGCCGAATTTGGCCTGCATGAGTGTTTGCCCATCGCTGCCGGCGGTCTCGGCGTCCTGGCGGGCGACCACCTCAAGTCGGCCAGCGACCTCGGACTGGGGCTGGTCGGCGTCAGCCTCTTCTATCGCGAAGGCTATTTCCAGCAGGCCATCGACGCCAACAACTGGCAAACCGAGTACTACTCCCTGCTGAATCCGCGCCACCTGCCAATCGAACCGGTGCTCGATCCCAAGGGCGAGCCGATCACCGTCACCGTCCGCATCGCCATGTCCCTGGCACGCGTGCGGGCCTGGCGCGTCAACGTCGGACGGGTCACCCTTTACCTCCTGGACACGGACCTCCCCGAGAACGAAGCCTTCATCAGCGACCTGACCCGGCGCGTGTACGGGGGCGACAGTTCCGTGCGCATCATGCAGGAAATCCTGCTGGGCGTGGGCGGCGTGCGCATGCTGCGCGCCCTCGGCATCGTCCCCTCCGTCTTCCACATGAACGAGGGGCATTCCGCCTTCCTGACCCTGGAACTGCTGCGCGAAAAGCTGGCGGCCGGTCGGACCTTCGAACAAGCCATTCAGGAAACCCGCCAGGAATGCGTGTTCACCACCCACACGCCGGTCGAGGCCGGTCACGACCGTTTCTCCAGGGATCTCCTATGCTATGCGGGGCACCTCTTCCTGGAGGAGCTGCGCCTGGACCCTGACAAACTCATGGCCCTGGGCCGCGTCCACCCGGACAACCCCAACGAACCGTTCTGCATGACCGTCCTGGCCCTCAAGATGTCCCGCGCCGCCAACGCCGTCAGCGAACTCCACGGCCGCGTCACCCGCCACATGTGGCACGCGCTCTATCCGGACGTGCCCGTGGACAAGGTCCCCATCGGCCACATCACCAACGGCGTCCATCTCATGGGCTGGATGAAAGGCACGCTGCGCAGCTACTGGCGGCGCAAACTGGCCGAACATCATCACCACTGGGACGCCTATATCAACTCACCCGAATTCTGGAACCGCATCCTGGATCCCTCGTTCATCTCGGATGAGGAACTCTGGGCCCTCCGGTACAAGCTCCGGCGCGAACTGATCGAGTTCACCCGCCGCCGGCTCCTCCTCCAACAACACCACGTCACCCAGAGCGATTTCATCACCTTCGATCACCTGCTCAACCCGGACGCCCTCACCATCGGCTTCGCCCGCCGGTTCGCCACCTACAAACGCGCTCCGCTGATCTTCCAGCGGTTCGACGACATCGTCCGCCTGGCCAGGGACAAGGCCCGTCCGGTCCAGTTCATCTTCGCCGGCAAGGCCCATCCCCGCGACGACGAGGGTAAACGCTTCATCCAGCACATCATCCACCTCAGCAAATACAGCGAACTGAAGGGGCACCTGGTCTTCATCGAGAATTACGACATCCACGTCGCCCGCCAGATGGTCTCCGGCTGCGACGTGTGGCTCAACACCCCGCGTCGTCCCCTGGAAGCCAGCGGCACCAGCGGCATGAAAGCCCTCTGCCACGGTTGCCTCAACCTGAGCATCATGGACGGTTGGTGGCGCGAAGCCTACGACGGCACCAACGGCTTCGCCATCGGCCCGGATGCCCACCCCGATTCCGTCGAAGAACAGGACCGCGTGGACGCGGAAAACCTCTACCGCGTGCTCTCCGAAGAGGTCATCCCCCTGTTCTACCAGCGCGACGCCCAGGGCATCCCGCGCCAGTGGATCCAGCGCATCCGGCGTTCCATGGCCACCGTGCCCCGGTTCACCACCGATCGCATGGTCAAGGAATACGTCGAACGCTATTACCGCCAGGCCCCGCAGGCCGGTTCCAAACCCTCCTCCAAAGCCGGCACCTGACCCGCGCTCACTCCAGGCGCAACACGCGGAAAAACCGGGGTCCACCGCCCCCGCCGACCGCAATCGTCCAATACCCGGGACGCACGGCCACCCCTTCCGTCACAAGCAACCACTCCCCCAGATCCACTGAACTTTCAACCCGATACCGAACCCCCTGCGCCATCCACCAGCTTAACCGCCACGTGCCACTCGTGTCCCGTGCCAACACTGACCGCGGAATCGCACCCGGATTCGCAAATCCGGCCCACACCGGCAGATGATCCGACGCCGTCCGTGAATCCTCCGGCTGCACCGCACCCGCACCAGCCACATCGGACCGAAACACCCCGCTCTCCACCAGGTTGGTCACCAACCAGCCGCCCACCAGCAGATAGTCAAAACGGTAACGCAACACCGAATCCCGGATCGACCACGTCCGCTCATCCCGGGTGACCGGATTGACCGGCGTCAACACCGTCAGCCCCGGCGGAGATCCCGCCAGAATTCGGACCGCGCCCTGCTCGCCCGCCCGTGGACGCGCCAGATCCTCGTTGCAGTCCCCCGCCAACATCATGGCACGCCCCCGGGACCGTGCCGGCCACGTCGTCGCAAAAAAGTTCGAAATGGCCAGCGCCTCCGCCGCCCTCCGAGCCGCACTGTCCGCATCCCCACCCGCCTTCAGATGCACCACGAACAAATGCATCGGCTCGGCACAGCCCGGCACCCAGATCTCCGCCTCCAACAGCTCCCGGGTGAACACGCCCTCATACCCCCACGGCGACAAGGACGCCCGCCGCAACCATGAGCGCACCCCACCCACGGGCAACCGCGACGCCACCGCCAACCGAAGCGCCCCATCCGTGCGCGTCCCCACCGCCACTGTCGCACCCGGCCACCACGACCTCACCCAGTTGGTCATCTCCGATTCCCTCCCCTCCGGCACCTCTTCAAACCCCACCACCACCGGATCCAACGCCCGCAACACACGCGCCGCAGCCATCAGTTGCGGATGTTCCACACCCCAGTTCGTCACCCCAAAGCCGCTCAGGTTCCACGTCACCGCCCGAACCCTCTCCAACACCGGTTGACCCACCACCCGCACATGGTCCACCCACAATCCGCCCGCCGGATCATACGCAGACCGATCGCCCGCCGCTACGTAAGCCGCCGCCCCTCGACCCCGGGCCGAAGCCTCAAACTCGCTCACAATCCGGATCCCCAGTGACTCCGCCCCCTCAGCCCATGCCGGCAAATCCACCCTGACACACCAAACCCACAAACCAGACCTCAACTCCAACACCGACCCGTCCGTCCATGACCCGGTGCCGGCGCGGAACTGAACCCGCCAATACCGACTGGCACCCTCCTCCGCCCGCACATCCAGCAACAGCGCCACAGGACGCCACCCAAATGGATTCAACTCCAGTTCCAACCCGTGCTGTTTGTTCCCGGTCCCCTGAGCCGGTCCGTTCCTTATCACAAGCGCACTGTTATCCGCCACGGCAGGATCCGAAGACCCCGCACCGGACCCGAAATCACCGGTCATCCCACCCACCAGACGCACCACGCCCCAACCCGAGACCGGTTCCCACCGTCCGGTGGTGGCCCTCCCATCCGGAGGCTCACTGTTGAAACTCCACACCGCCAGGTAAGGCCATACCTCCCCGGCCCAGCCTGTCCAGCCATACGCCCCCAGGACCGCCAGGGCCAGCCGCAGCCAGCACACCCCGGTCCATCCACCGTACCACGAGCCTTTTCTTCGCCCATCCATGCCCGATTCTCGCCCACCCAGCCGCCCAACGCCAACCACAAGTCGGTCCCACACCCCACGATCACCACCGGCTCCCGTGCGTGACCGCTGGCCCGCGCCCCTGCCCCACCTTCGCCCTCGTGCCACCGGGACATCGCCAGCCTTTTCCCGCCCCGCAATTCCCTTGAAACAGGCCTTTCCGCTGCTGCCCTCTCTCCACAGGCCCATTGACATCTTGCGGTCCTCTGGTAGAGTCGCGCTCAATTCTTGCGGAGGTGTCCGGACGCAAGCAAAACTTGATCATCGAACACGAACCGTTGGGATCGTTTTATGGCCAAAGCACCGAAATACGTATACCTGTTCGGAAACGGCAAAGCCGATGGAGACGGCTCCATGAAAGCCCTGCTCGGCGGCAAAGGCGCCAACCTTGCCGAAATGGCGCGCATTGGGTTGCCCGTGCCACCCGGCTTCACCATTACCACCGAGGTCTGCACCTACTACTACGCCCACAAGAAAACCTATCCGAAGGACCTGGAGCCCCAGGTCAAGGCCGGCATGGCCCACATCGAGAAGATCATGGGCACCAAGTTCGGCGACACCAGGGCGTTGCCCCTGCTGGTGAGCGTCCGGTCCGGCGCGCGCGACTCCATGCCCGGCATGATGGACACCATCCTCAACCTGGGCCTCAATGACCAGACCGTCGAGGCGCTCGCCCGCGCCACCAACAACGAACGCTTCGCCTGGGACTGTTACCGCCGGTTCGTCCAGATGTACGGCGACGTCGTCATGGGCGTCCAGAAACGTTCCGGCGATGATCACGAGCCCTTCGAGCAGGTCATCCATCAGCTCAAAAAAGAACGCTACGGCCAGGATATCGACGACACCAAACTGACCGTGGATGACCTGAAAGAGCTGGTCAACCGGTTCAAAGCCCTGATCAAGGAGCGGACCGGTGGCAAGGAGTTCCCCCAGGACCCGTGGAAACAACTCTGGGGCGCCATCGGCGCCGTGTTCGGTTCCTGGATGAACGACCGCGCCATCGTCTACCGCCGCAAATACAACATCCCGCACGACTGGGGCACCGCCGTCAACGTCCAAGCCATGGTGTACGGCAACACCGGAGAACGTTCCGGATCCGGCGTGGCCTTTACCCGCAACCCGGCCAACGGGGAGAAAGAATTCTACGGCGAGTTCCTCATCAACGCCCAGGGCGAGGACGTCGTGGCCGGTATCCGCACGCCGTTGCCCGTGGTGGAGCTCAAGAAGGTGCTGCCCGAGGCGTACAAGGAGCTCGAGCGCATCCGCAACATCCTGGAGAAACACTTCAAGGATGTGCAGGACTTCGAATTCACCATCCAGGACGGCAAGGTCTTCATGCTGCAAACCCGCAACGGCAAGCGTACCGCCCTGGCCGCCCTCAAGTTCTCCATCGACATGGTGAAGGAGAAACTGATCGACTGGAAAACGGCCATCCTGCGCAACCCGGCCGACCAGTTCGATCAACTCCTGGCCCCGGTGTTCGATGCAAAGGCGGAAAAGGCCGCCGAGGTCATCGCCACGGGCCTGCCCGCCGGGCCGGGCGCTGCCTCCGGCCGAATCTACCTGAGCTGGGAACGCGCCGTGGCCGCAGCTCAGAAGGGCGAAAAAGTCCTGTTGGTCCGCAATGAGACCACCCCCGAAGACCTGCGCGGCATGATCGCCGCCGAGGGCATCCTCACCGCCAAGGGCGGCGTCAGCTCGCACGCGGCCCTGGTGGCCCGTCAAATGGGCAAGGTCTGCGTCTGCGGTGCCGGGGCCCTGCAACTCGATTACGAGGCCCGCACCCTGACGGTCAACGGCCGGGTCTTCAAGGAGGGCGACTGGCTCTCCATCAACGGCACCCTCGGCAACGTCTACGCCGGGCAAATCCCCACGGCACCCTCGGAAATCGTGCAGGTGCTCATCCAGAAGACCCTCGATCCCAAGGCCAGCAAAACCTACCAGATGTTCAAGACCCTCATGGACTGGTGCAGCAAGGTCACCCGCCTGGAGGTCCGCACCAATGCCGATACACCGGAGCAGACCGAGAACGCGCTGGCCTTCGGTGCCACCGGCATTGGTCTCTGCCGTACCGAACACATGTTCTTCGAGGGCAACCGCATTGATGCCATGCGGGAAATGATCCTCGCCGAGACCGTCGAGGAGCGGAAAAAGGCCCTGGCCAAGCTGCTGCCCTACCAGAAGCAGGACTTCATCGGCATCTTCAAGGCCCTGCGCGGTTATCCGGCCACCATCCGGTTCCTGGATCCGCCCCTGCACGAGTTCCTCCCCCACGAGGAAGCCGCCCAGGAGGACCTGGCTGCCAAAATGGGCGTGCCGGTGGAGAAGATCCGCCAGCGGGTCAAGGAACTCCACGAGTTCAACCCCATGCTCGGCTTCCGCGGTTGCCGGCTCGGCATCGTGTATCCGGAAATCTCCGAGATGCAGGCCCGCGCCGTCTTCGAGGCCGCTGCCGAGGTCCAGAAACAGGGCATCAAGGTCCGCCCCGAAATCATGATCCCGTTGGTCGGGTTCAAGAAGGAACTCGATCTGCAAGTGGAGGTCGTCCATCGCGTGGCCGCGGAGGTCATGAAAGAAACCGGCGTGAAGATCCAGTACCTCGTCGGCACCATGATCGAGGTGCCGCGCGGCGCCCTGACCGCCGACGAGATCGCGCAGACGGCCCAGTTCTTCAGCTTCGGCACAAACGACCTCACCCAGACCTGCCTGGGCATGAGCCGCGACGACTCGGCCACGTTCCTGCCCACCTACACGGAACTGGAAATCGTCAAACGCAATCCGTTTGCCACGATCGACCAGACCGGCGTGGGCCAGCTCATGCAGATCGCCGTCGAAAAGGGCCGCAAGACCCGGCCCGACATCAAGCTCGGCATCTGCGGTGAGCACGGCGGCGATCCCGATTCGGTCAAGTTCTGCCACCGTATCGGCCTCACCTACGTGAGCTGTTCGCCGTTCCGCGTGCCGGTGGCGCGGCTGGCCGCCGCCCAGGCTGCCCTGGAGGAAGAGCGGGCCGCCAAAGCCGCCGCCAAGGACAAGGCCACGGCCAAATCCAGGAAGTAGGTCAGACTTCGGATCGACTTGATCCGGCCGGTTGCGGGCCCTCCCGCAACCGGCTCTTTTTTGCCTGCAACCGCCACCGACAGGAGCCGGTGGCTTCTCACCAAGGGCACCCCTCCAGCTCAACCAAACCGGTATTCGAAGGGCAACCCGCTCCCCCGGGCATATGGGCTTGCGCCCGGGCCCGGCCCGGCTTGCGCCATCGCCGGTCTTCGGCGCGTCCCGCAGGCGCCGAAGACGGTAAGTCGCCCGGGCCAGCGCACAAGCCACCGGCACCCCGACCACGGGCGTCAACGTCGACCAAGGGGCTGGCCGCAACTTCAACTTCCGGCCCACGGCGCACGGCCGGTTCCGAGGGGCATCAGCCGGCGTTTGCCGAAGCATAAGGCGGCATTCACACTGCCAAACCTCGCTTGGCATGACCGGGACCACGCAACCGAACCCGCAAGGCGCACAAACGCATCAGCAAACGGCCCGGAGGGCAAAGGCCCGGGACGGGCAGCCCGCCCCTCCCCGGTCGCAGGGCACAAAGCCGGAAAGCCGGGGCGCGTAGCACCCGACTCTGAAACACCATGATCCCACGTTCGTACCGTCCCCTCGGATTCCAGACGACGACCGCACCGCATCCATCCGCAAAAAGACGCCCAACCGTGTGCGCCGCAGCAGGCTCCCGTGTCCCTCACCTGCTCAGCAGGCCACCTGTCACAGGCAATAAGAAATCCAAGGACCTCATCAAACCCTCGTTGCCAGGGTCATGGCCAGGGCACTCCCCGCGGCTCCGAAACAACCTGGGGAGGCTGGACCCGGTTCAGGCTTAAGCCTCCTGGCCGGATCCGAGCCGGCACCACCGGGTGCCGATCATGAACCTGCGGGCCGGTCCTGCAGAGCATGCTTTGGAAGTGACTTTGGACTCCGGCTGCGGCAAGGTGCCGGACTCGTGAAAACCAAACGTCCATCGCATGCGCCCATTTCTCGCAGTGGCCGGTTTGTCAGCGGGCCCAGCGAGGCCGTGGCCCGGTTCACCGAGTCGGTCAGCTTCGACCGTCGCCTGT
This genomic interval from Limisphaera ngatamarikiensis contains the following:
- a CDS encoding glutathione S-transferase N-terminal domain-containing protein, translated to MIELIQIPWSPFCLVQRRILEFAGVPFRVVNIPSNDRSLVWRLTRGRYYQVPVIRDGRAVLFEVSEESQVLAKYLDLKLDLGLFPRAWEGLQSILWRYIESEVEGCTFRLNDIHWREFVPEAEQLDFLRFKERRFGRGCLEQWRRERREWERRLVERLMPFEQMLERRPWLLDERPRFVDFDLWGMLANYLYTGRNRWPARCRRLRDWYGRMEQVRLATLQP
- the ppdK gene encoding pyruvate, phosphate dikinase yields the protein MAKAPKYVYLFGNGKADGDGSMKALLGGKGANLAEMARIGLPVPPGFTITTEVCTYYYAHKKTYPKDLEPQVKAGMAHIEKIMGTKFGDTRALPLLVSVRSGARDSMPGMMDTILNLGLNDQTVEALARATNNERFAWDCYRRFVQMYGDVVMGVQKRSGDDHEPFEQVIHQLKKERYGQDIDDTKLTVDDLKELVNRFKALIKERTGGKEFPQDPWKQLWGAIGAVFGSWMNDRAIVYRRKYNIPHDWGTAVNVQAMVYGNTGERSGSGVAFTRNPANGEKEFYGEFLINAQGEDVVAGIRTPLPVVELKKVLPEAYKELERIRNILEKHFKDVQDFEFTIQDGKVFMLQTRNGKRTALAALKFSIDMVKEKLIDWKTAILRNPADQFDQLLAPVFDAKAEKAAEVIATGLPAGPGAASGRIYLSWERAVAAAQKGEKVLLVRNETTPEDLRGMIAAEGILTAKGGVSSHAALVARQMGKVCVCGAGALQLDYEARTLTVNGRVFKEGDWLSINGTLGNVYAGQIPTAPSEIVQVLIQKTLDPKASKTYQMFKTLMDWCSKVTRLEVRTNADTPEQTENALAFGATGIGLCRTEHMFFEGNRIDAMREMILAETVEERKKALAKLLPYQKQDFIGIFKALRGYPATIRFLDPPLHEFLPHEEAAQEDLAAKMGVPVEKIRQRVKELHEFNPMLGFRGCRLGIVYPEISEMQARAVFEAAAEVQKQGIKVRPEIMIPLVGFKKELDLQVEVVHRVAAEVMKETGVKIQYLVGTMIEVPRGALTADEIAQTAQFFSFGTNDLTQTCLGMSRDDSATFLPTYTELEIVKRNPFATIDQTGVGQLMQIAVEKGRKTRPDIKLGICGEHGGDPDSVKFCHRIGLTYVSCSPFRVPVARLAAAQAALEEERAAKAAAKDKATAKSRK
- a CDS encoding PhoH family protein is translated as MKTYVLDTNVLLHDPHSLLQFQENQVVIPIEVIEEIDRFKREPSELGQNARTVSRLLDGLRAQGRLSEGVPLPNGGRLRVICPRRPLRNGRNGRATEMSVDDRILALCLQLKKENPRQPTILVSKDINLRVKADAYGLEAEDYESDRVYITDLYTGMIEFTVSPQEIARFRANGELEVPKGQPVYPNEYCTLIDETNPKRTALARVDVNGSRLIPILDTREGVWGIKPRNREQHFAFDALLDDRIKLVTLMGKAGTGKTLLAMAAGLKRTVLDREFRRVVVARPTVSMGRELGFLPGTLEEKLAPWMQPIHDALELLSDLNMGQDQRRSTDLLRSGSIVVEALSYIRGRSIANQFMIIDEAQNLTPLEVKTIVTRVGPGTKIVFTGDPYQIDNPYVDSSSNGFNYIVSRFREQPIAAHIELQKGERSELAELAANLL
- the glgP gene encoding alpha-glucan family phosphorylase — translated: MSATKPLPPETVNELVQGLNRLAYNLWWTWDQGAQDVFAQLSPRGWQNLFHNAVAILREVSDYELRVRLQDPDFAAQVRQVLEAFDAYMKPASTWAGKHAPEFARRPVAYFCAEFGLHECLPIAAGGLGVLAGDHLKSASDLGLGLVGVSLFYREGYFQQAIDANNWQTEYYSLLNPRHLPIEPVLDPKGEPITVTVRIAMSLARVRAWRVNVGRVTLYLLDTDLPENEAFISDLTRRVYGGDSSVRIMQEILLGVGGVRMLRALGIVPSVFHMNEGHSAFLTLELLREKLAAGRTFEQAIQETRQECVFTTHTPVEAGHDRFSRDLLCYAGHLFLEELRLDPDKLMALGRVHPDNPNEPFCMTVLALKMSRAANAVSELHGRVTRHMWHALYPDVPVDKVPIGHITNGVHLMGWMKGTLRSYWRRKLAEHHHHWDAYINSPEFWNRILDPSFISDEELWALRYKLRRELIEFTRRRLLLQQHHVTQSDFITFDHLLNPDALTIGFARRFATYKRAPLIFQRFDDIVRLARDKARPVQFIFAGKAHPRDDEGKRFIQHIIHLSKYSELKGHLVFIENYDIHVARQMVSGCDVWLNTPRRPLEASGTSGMKALCHGCLNLSIMDGWWREAYDGTNGFAIGPDAHPDSVEEQDRVDAENLYRVLSEEVIPLFYQRDAQGIPRQWIQRIRRSMATVPRFTTDRMVKEYVERYYRQAPQAGSKPSSKAGT